One Saccharomyces mikatae IFO 1815 strain IFO1815 genome assembly, chromosome: 16 genomic region harbors:
- the ASR1 gene encoding ubiquitin-protein ligase ASR1 (similar to Saccharomyces cerevisiae ASR1 (YPR093C); ancestral locus Anc_3.405), with the protein MEECPICLEIDQEYKQFGRLEVCRHQFHLNCIREWHKYSIDLKCPICRIESNYLEVGEGQHAVSINLRMGFMIKSAIEYVEAVTTDAGNEQDEEQQEQEIDIISEMFQDRVVMNSINMIECGICGDTNGSQPNLYCQECEAIYHETCLRGLAYEVGECSTWHECADCRSNELLELHMGANDGQVASYDSRNCMIFAGEVRDKHSVKTQQIYERIRNVKQQIQVHVRRALDQYPLPLLRFRDAYKNVNKQVSRELYRLSDNKYLPTKFDYDSLARTGVHTELLLYCHVEET; encoded by the coding sequence atggaagagTGTCCCATTTGTTTGGAAATCGATCAAGAATATAAGCAGTTTGGCCGGTTAGAAGTTTGCAGGCACCAGTTTCACTTAAATTGTATAAGAGAGTGGCACAAGTACAGCATCGATTTGAAATGTCCTATCTGCAGAATTGAATCCAACTACTTGGAAGTCGGTGAGGGGCAACATGCAGTCTCTATAAATTTGAGGATGGGGTTTATGATTAAGAGCGCTATCGAGTACGTGGAGGCTGTAACCACTGACGCAGGAAATGAGCAAGACGAAGAACAACAAGAGCAAGAAATAGATATTATCAGCGAAATGTTTCAAGATAGAGTCGTAATGAATAGTATCAACATGATCGAGTGCGGCATATGCGGAGACACAAATGGCTCTCAACCAAATCTATATTGCCAGGAATGCGAAGCAATATATCACGAAACATGTTTGCGTGGTTTAGCTTATGAGGTGGGCGAATGCAGCACATGGCACGAGTGCGCAGATTGCCGATCTAATGAGTTGCTCGAACTACACATGGGTGCTAACGACGGCCAAGTTGCTAGCTACGACTCCAGAAATTGTATGATCTTTGCCGGTGAAGTACGCGATAAGCACAGTGTCAAGACACAGCAAATATATGAGAGAATACGAAATGTTAAGCAACAAATTCAGGTGCATGTACGACGAGCGCTCGACCAATACCCCCTACCACTACTACGATTCAGAGATGCCTACAAGAACGTCAACAAGCAAGTATCCCGCGAGTTATACCGTCTTTCCGATAACAAGTACCTACCTACCAAATTCGACTACGACTCGTTAGCCCGCACTGGAGTACACACGGAGCTCCTACTTTACTGCCATGTGGAAGAGACGTAG
- the SYT1 gene encoding Arf family guanine nucleotide exchange factor SYT1 (similar to Saccharomyces cerevisiae SYT1 (YPR095C); ancestral locus Anc_3.407), which yields MNQSISSLIKLKFLQSHSNDKSDNKKAGSSISTDIGKIREHESYRSPFIQLAEIQEHTNNDDDKSNPRQFERTKKHSKLSRIRRKMGRLDLNFRSSSEKDSGDDETVVAQHLSSGQNLEEKTFKSENDLDLMERGPKLSLERTTLVNSGPDNIKRNSKQTSLSLSPVKPTMEKFPTSSRFSRDYRKSQEQFFLNGERLTPTLPTVSRISTSSSVGSSTTASRYFNPSKRTVVASSSSSSSSMKFNPLHAIPIDATPQIELAKQQNEISKKRFGRRRSRTVDVFDYINKNNTTKNKKLPSPSSFIRSIDEITPNIAAPDNLRLHQAFPSDDNNIICNDTHNVEVNNSDHQMLSRSRSQSTSFVQNKCCKRKSIENESYDNKLCFPHGSGPASVYNNKSNANSTITGMSRRSSSIVNALSSFVNIRSSSLSSSKQQNLQQQQQLQQKLNISLDDLPPVPAPAFSDSCKDFLVKLAPYGKFIGVILTEKEDEFRKNCLSYLLSNCFEFKNDPLDIALRKLLMFLELPKEAQQIDRLIMAFSITYYKSQKSHSKKKGIDCSWYNAEQVYFITFSLLMLHTDYFNPNNKSKISKHDFVDLVHNDKYSNGNEIPIDILIYFYENVTAKESPKFNYFMMSPMTLDESIFDKDAFDTNFAITLSSNSMYSPLDMIRRGSLLSKEFSLSPNLYPLTNSNSGSSVVPSTTISSGAPNTPGATNGINLGLTHNNSNRPASNSISSYFSYNPSSSSSGNATLVQDDINVYFHIINDSLNEVNLFPEVSKYWSKKSLKIDLLRKEEHRYEKYYSIMNDTKGGYLRFHKSQLNKLNLPNFEILNDNTRSGFKNSDYKYCKILQMGGIMNLGMPSRKFSIVNSGKIHWKKEFAILTSFGLLICDKMDWINPQMMKDPKSGTSNYIIDFKSGFSFVPGSTIDVYNGLFADSERDSLGKSHFSSLVLAYTEHNSTGNHINNTAVSSGTTRRNEGVFDTSSDEEENSTSPTDSTNSVSNSESETDGSSSSEDQVSSYIDNDEEDLSEKNEFPILQDENADCLLYLHTCHRNFIWKCATKYERDNWIDSINLFSAYDGCYVEIGSIANTICNKRKITVTERIERLQSIKAAKWEKLKKSESILMLMGKCVPISTKTRTDMINRIRQLAVKMDWLIYEIKRNELFVNIIKDVTGKRQAGKNILHDDKVGEEDRGNNDDNDVIDDIEESFLFNEDSLQVCACDSRHDEHSNE from the coding sequence ATGAACCAATCTATTTCATCACTTATCAAGCTCAAATTCCTTCAATCACACAGTAATGATAAAAGTGACAACAAAAAAGCCGGAAGCAGCATTTCAACAGACATTGGTAAAATCAGAGAACACGAAAGTTATAGGAGTCCTTTTATTCAACTTGCTGAAATACAGGAACATACCAATAATGATGACGATAAATCAAATCCAAGACAATTTGAGCGTACTAAAAAACACAGCAAATTAAGCAGAATACGGCGCAAAATGGGAAGGTTAGATCTAAATTTTAGATCAAGCAGTGAAAAAGATTCTGGAGACGATGAGACTGTGGTTGCACAACACCTCAGTAGTGGACAAAATTTAGAAGAGAAGACTTTCAAATCCGAAAATGACTTAGATTTGATGGAGAGAGGTCCCAAGCTTAGTCTCGAGAGGACTACACTAGTTAATTCTGGACCCGATAATATAAAGCGAAACTCAAAACAAACCTCTCTTTCACTTAGCCCTGTGAAACCTACCATGGAAAAATTTCCCACTTCTAGTAGATTTTCAAGAGATTATAGAAAATCACAAGAACAGTTCTTTCTTAACGGTGAAAGATTAACTCCAACTCTTCCTACAGTAAGCAGGATATCTACATCTTCTTCCGTGGGTTCGTCTACTACGGCTTCACGATACTTCAACCCTTCAAAAAGGACCGTTGTtgcatcatcatcgtcatcatcatcatcaatgaAATTCAATCCGTTGCATGCCATTCCAATTGATGCAACTCCTCAAATTGAACTGGCGAAACAACAAAATGAgatatcaaagaagagGTTTGGAAGGAGGCGCAGTAGAACTGTTGATGTATTCGATTATATAAACAAGAACAACACAActaaaaacaagaaattgcCCTCTCCTTCTTCATTCATTAGAAGTATTGATGAGATAACTCCAAATATTGCCGCCCCAGACAACTTGAGGTTGCACCAAGCCTTTCCCTCCGATGATAACAATATCATATGCAATGATACACACAATGTGGAAGTAAATAATTCAGACCATCAGATGTTATCAAGGTCTAGATCGCAAAGTACTTCTTTTGTTCAGAACAAATGCTGTAAGAGAAAGTCCATCGAAAATGAAAGTTACGACAACAAACTGTGCTTTCCTCATGGATCAGGCCCTGCTTCAGTTTacaacaataaaagcaatGCGAATTCAACTATAACAGGTATGTCAAGAAGAAGTAGTTCTATTGTTAATGCCTTGAGTAGTTTCGTTAATATTCGCTCCTCTAGTTTATCGTCTTCTAAACAACAGAatcttcaacaacaacaacagctaCAGCAGAAACTGAATATTTCGTTGGATGATTTACCACCAGTTCCTGCCCCTGCATTCAGTGATTCTtgcaaagattttttggtCAAATTAGCGCCATATGGGAAGTTTATCGGGGTCATTTTAactgaaaaggaagatgagtttagaaaaaattgtttaaGCTATCTACTATCAAATTGCTTCGAATTCAAAAACGACCCCTTAGACATAGCTCTGAGAAAACTCCTCATGTTTCTGGAGCTACCAAAAGAAGCACAACAAATTGATAGGTTGATTATGGCATTTAGCATTACATACTATAAATCACAAAAGAGCcattctaaaaaaaaaggaattgatTGCTCCTGGTACAATGCAGAACAAGTTTATTTCATTACTTTTTCCTTATTAATGTTGCATACAGACTATTTCAACCctaacaataaaagcaaaaTATCAAAGCATGATTTTGTGGATTTAGTCCATAATGACAAATACTCAAACGGCAACGAGATTCCTATAGatattttgatatatttctaTGAAAATGTGACAGCCAAAGAGTCACCGAAGTTTAATTATTTTATGATGTCACCAATGACTTTGGATGAGAGCATTTTTGACAAAGATGCATTTGACACAAATTTCGCTATCACGTTATCTTCAAATTCCATGTATTCTCCTCTAGATATGATAAGAAGAGGTAGCTTATTATCTAAGGAATTCTCACTCTCACCCAACCTCTATCCATTAACAAACTCAAATAGTGGGTCTAGTGTAGTTCCATctacaacaatttcatCTGGTGCACCTAACACGCCAGGGGCTACAAATGGAATAAACCTTGGACTTACCCACAACAATAGCAATAGGCCGGCCTCAAACTCAATATCGTCCTATTTTTCATACAATCCAAGCTCTAGTTCTAGCGGGAATGCTACCTTGGTGCAAGATGACATTAACGTTTATTTCCACATCATAAATGACTCATTAAATGAAGTAAATTTATTTCCAGAGGTCTCAAAATATTGGAGTAAAAAATCCTTGAAAATAGATTTGTTGAGAAAGGAAGAACACAGATACGAAAAGTATTACAGTATTATGAATGACACTAAAGGCGGTTATTTACGCTTTCATAAAAGTCAACTGAATAAACTAAATTTACCAAATTTCGAAATTCTGAATGATAATACCAGGTCTGGGTTCAAGAATTCGGACTATAAGTACTGCAAAATTCTCCAAATGGGGGGAATAATGAATCTAGGCATGCCCagtagaaaattttctatcGTGAATTCTGGAAAGATTCATTGGAAAAAGGAATTTGCCATATTAACATCATTTGGATTGTTAATCTGTGATAAAATGGACTGGATAAATCCacaaatgatgaaagaTCCAAAATCAGGAACTTCAAACTATATAATTGATTTTAAATCAGGATTTTCCTTTGTTCCAGGAAGCACAATTGATGTTTACAACGGTTTGTTTGCAGACAGTGAACGAGATTCATTGGGAAAGTCGCATTTCTCTAGCTTGGTGCTTGCATATACAGAGCATAATTCTACAGGTAATCATATAAACAATACGGCGGTTTCAAGTGGCACTACTAGACGGAATGAAGGAGTTTTTGACACATCCtcagatgaagaggaaaataGTACTAGCCCTACTGATAGTACCAACAGCGTGAGTAACAGCGAAAGTGAAACAGATGGCTCTTCCAGTTCAGAGGATCAAGTAAGTTCATacattgataatgatgaagaggatCTCTCTGAGAAGAACGAGTTCCCGATTCTTCAAGACGAAAATGCTGATTGTTTGTTATACTTGCATACATGTCATCGAAATTTTATCTGGAAGTGCGCCACTAAGTATGAAAGAGACAACTGGATTGATTCAATTAACTTGTTTTCAGCGTATGACGGATGCTACGTGGAAATTGGTAGTATAGCAAACACAATTtgtaataaaagaaaaattactGTTACggaaagaattgaaagacTGCAGTCTATCAAAGCAGCAAAATGGgagaaattaaagaaaagtgaAAGTATTCTGATGTTGATGGGGAAATGTGTGCCTATTAGCACCAAAACTAGGACGGATATGATAAACCGCATAAGACAGCTGGCTGTCAAAATGGATTGGCTAATCtatgaaatcaaaagaaatgaactGTTTGTTAATATCATAAAAGATGTGACTGGCAAACGACAAGCtggaaagaatattttacaCGATGATAAAGTAGGAGAGGAGGATCGAggtaataatgatgataatgatgttattgatgatattgagGAAAGCTTCCTATTCAACGAAGATAGTTTACAGGTGTGTGCGTGCGACTCTCGCCACGATGAACATAGTAACGAATag
- the RDS3 gene encoding U2 snRNP complex subunit RDS3 (similar to Saccharomyces cerevisiae RDS3 (YPR094W); ancestral locus Anc_3.406), producing the protein MSRHQFDLIMCLKQPGVQTGLLCEKCDGKCPICDSYVRPKRKVRVCENCSFGKQAKNCIICNLNVGVSDAFYCWECCRLGKDKDGCPRILNIGSNKLDRHFEKKKKV; encoded by the coding sequence ATGTCCCGCCACCAGTTTGATTTAATAATGTGTTTGAAGCAGCCTGGCGTACAGACAGGTCTTCTCTGTGAAAAATGTGATGGCAAATGCCCCATTTGCGACTCCTACGTGAGGCCCAAAAGGAAGGTTAGAGTATGTGAAAATTGCTCGTTCGGTAAACAGGCTAAAAATTGCATCATTTGCAACTTGAATGTCGGGGTCAGTGATGCATTTTATTGCTGGGAGTGCTGTCGCTTGGGGAAAGACAAAGATGGCTGTCCTAGGATCCTGAACATTGGTAGCAATAAGCTGGATAGACATTtcgagaaaaagaaaaaagtatag
- the NVJ2 gene encoding Nvj2p (similar to Saccharomyces cerevisiae NVJ2 (YPR091C); ancestral locus Anc_3.402), whose translation MTSLKIFFAVYLFGGVTFLPLVLYTIYKVHVLYSNFKSAKKKVLDHNKGEKVDEKSRLLVNGIDPDFKAGKLEEQLGVKVFNKGWVTVTKQYYYHSSEVAAILKNANNNKDSDTALQEQILERTDLKKKQNFFAVLRHGNLFLYKDDSQNANLVHAISLQNRFVTIWPRYDETGKEELLDASLFTKRTCIAIFKNDLVSIDSKNHNVILPHFDPLSSAESKNGDISNNDTTHEYKSQFHSSNQFFLYFDNNMDKEDWYYQLINASKNNNTSSADLLNPSVSANAAHLNTKDMLQLIQDINSTENQLTTKWLNALLGRLFLSLQQTDTLNKFIHEKICKKLNKIKTPGFLDDLVVEKVDVGDSAPLFTSPELLELSPEGSTKIAIDVQYKGNLTIIIATKANINLGSHFKQREVSLQLSIKIKEFSGPLLFLIKPPPSNRVWYAFRSEPIMDFEIEPIVSSSKLSYNVVTNAIKSKFAEAVKESLVVPYMDDIVFYPTPNEIYRGGIWEEQDPETVERARTAAAAAGTNTSARDHLVALQEGGTKSQSRIKKVLRPERKKDNLKDVVDLTGVTNATSQTAVATAANDDASSSENSTKSKKYFKNSIKKIGRWYKDNVGNSSDTEDMDDLDVQDKKKDDSTDEKESDNPTLASNPRMISNRRPVPRRPPQQPLNSSSPKLEDKKEKDTEVFSIPTSSPNVNASKMFANKQNRKISVSSNDSQNSLEKGDPHNKTSKLESSQAFVKMTSPNLFNDGFFKQDLEFEEQREPKL comes from the coding sequence ATGACTAGcttgaagatatttttcGCAGTTTACTTGTTCGGTGGTGTAACATTTTTGCCTTTAGTCCTGTACACTATTTATAAAGTTCATGTATTGTACAGTAACTTTAAATcagcaaagaagaaggtgttAGATCATAATAAAGGAGAGAAAGTTGACGAAAAAAGTAGACTTTTAGTCAACGGGATAGACCCAGACTTTAAAGCTGGCAAGTTAGAAGAGCAATTGGGCGTCAAAGTTTTCAACAAGGGTTGGGTTACTGTAACGAAGCagtattattatcattcttCCGAGGTGGCTgcaattttgaaaaatgctAATAACAACAAGGATTCTGACACTGCACTTCAGGAGCAGATCTTGGAAAGAACagacttgaaaaaaaagcaaaatttttttgcGGTGTTAAGACACGGTAATTTGTTTTTATATAAGGATGATTCTCAGAATGCGAATCTGGTTCATGCCATATCTTTACAAAACAGATTCGTTACCATCTGGCCCCGTTACGATGAAACGGGCAAGGAGGAATTGCTTGATGCGTCGCTTTTCACCAAGAGAACCTGTATTGCTATTTTCAAGAATGACCTCGTTTCCATAGACTCTAAAAATCATAACGTCATCTTACCACATTTCGATCCACTCAGTAGTGCAGAGTCCAAAAATGGCGATATCTCAAACAATGATACTACACATGAATATAAATCGCAGTTTCATAGTTCTAACcaattctttttatattttgataataaCATGGATAAAGAGGATTGGTACTATCAGTTGATCAATGCCTCAAAGAACAATAACACATCCTCAGCGGATTTATTGAACCCTAGTGTTTCAGCTAACGCAGCTCATTTGAATACAAAGGATATGCTACAGTTGATTCAGGATATCAATTCCACTGAGAATCAGCTGACCACGAAATGGCTGAATGCTCTCCTTGGGAGATTATTCCTCTCTTTGCAACAAACCGATACTTTGAATAAGTTCATTCATGAGAAAATCTGCAAGAAGttgaataaaataaaaactccAGGATTTTTGGACGATTTGGTTGTTGAAAAGGTCGACGTGGGTGATAGCGCACCATTGTTCACTTCTCCTGAGCTATTAGAATTATCTCCTGAGGGTTCTACCAAGATTGCCATCGATGTTCAGTATAAGGGAAACTTAACAATCATCATTGCGACAAAGGCGAACATTAACTTAGGATCGCATTTCAAACAAAGAGAGGTTTCCTTGCAATTATCtataaaaattaaagaatttTCCGGTCCGCTTTTATTCCTAATCAAACCACCTCCATCTAATAGAGTCTGGTATGCCTTCCGCTCTGAGCCTATAAtggattttgaaattgagcCTATCGTGAGTTCAAGTAAATTATCGTATAACGTCGTTACCAACGCTATCAAGAGTAAGTTTGCGGAAGCTGTAAAGGAGTCCCTAGTTGTGCCGTATATGGATGATATCGTTTTCTATCCAACACCTAATGAAATTTACAGGGGTGGTATTTGGGAGGAACAGGATCCTGAAACAGTAGAGAGGGCACGCACTGCGGCAGCAGCCGCAGGCACGAACACCAGCGCTAGGGATCATTTAGTTGCACTTCAGGAAGGTGGGACAAAATCTCAGAGTCGAATCAAGAAAGTCCTACGGccagaaagaaagaaagacaaTCTAAAGGACGTTGTCGACCTAACTGGAGTAACAAATGCTACAAGTCAGACAGCGGTCGCAACAGCTGCGAATGATGATGCCTCCAGTTCTGAAAACTCCACCAAATCTAAAaaatacttcaaaaattcaattaAGAAGATAGGTAGATGGTACAAGGATAATGTTGGAAATTCGAGTGACACCGAAGATATGGATGACCTAGACGTACAAGATAAGAAGAAGGACGATTCAACGGACGAAAAAGAATCCGATAATCCTACGCTCGCTTCGAATCCGAGAATGATTTCCAATAGAAGACCAGTTCCAAGGAGACCTCCTCAACAACCTCTAAATTCGTCCTCTCCAAAACTTGAAgacaagaaggaaaaagacACAGAAGTTTTCTCAATTCCAACCTCTTCTCCAAATGTGAATGCT